TGCCGTGGATGGGGTTTTCGGTTATCTTTTTTCCGACGATTTTTCTGATCAACCGCATGGGGTTTTCCCTCCGGAATTCGATGCGATATACGTTGCTGGGTACGTTCGATAGTCTGGCCGGAGCCGCCGTCGGAATTTTTACCTGGGTTTTCGGAATTAGTGTAATGCTCTGGTTGTTAACCTGGATGGGGATACGTATGCCGATCAAACACACGCAGGAAACGTACCTCTATCCCATGGTCAAACCCATCGCGCCGAAAGTCATGGACGCAACGTCCGGCTGGATTCCGGTGGGAACGAACTGGATTCGTAAACAGAAAGAAGAATTTTCGCGAAGCTGGTCCGATACCAAGCCGGACGACTTGAAAGCGGAACGTGCAGACAAAAAAGGATGACAACGACAAAGCAGGACATACGAAAACTAAACGAAGACCAACTGAAAACCTGGCTGACCGGCCACGGCGAACAAGGCTTTCGCTCGAAACAAATTCAGGAATGGCTCTGGAAACGATCGGCGCGGACGTTCGACGACATGACGAACCTTTCGCTGAAA
This Larkinella insperata DNA region includes the following protein-coding sequences:
- a CDS encoding CvpA family protein, whose product is MKILDIIILITLGYGAYNGYRKGLLVEVVAIVAFVVAMIVGFKFLGFGIDLLAPYISMEVARRLLPWMGFSVIFFPTIFLINRMGFSLRNSMRYTLLGTFDSLAGAAVGIFTWVFGISVMLWLLTWMGIRMPIKHTQETYLYPMVKPIAPKVMDATSGWIPVGTNWIRKQKEEFSRSWSDTKPDDLKAERADKKG